In Lycium ferocissimum isolate CSIRO_LF1 chromosome 11, AGI_CSIRO_Lferr_CH_V1, whole genome shotgun sequence, a single genomic region encodes these proteins:
- the LOC132036960 gene encoding protein trichome birefringence-like 19, whose product MELPFWKNFITSQKTQRILILIIALTLTIFHFYHPSYVTNILIPYQVHEKYCDIFRGEWVPNPNGPYYTNNTCREIHEHQNCMKYGRPDADFMKWRWKPKGCELPIFNPYEFLDMMRNKSLAFVGDSVGRNQMQSLICFLSQVEHPLDISTTPDSNFKRWKYTTYNFTLATYWSPFLVRMEEADSDGPRHDGVFNIYLDEFDKNWTCQINEFNYVILNSGHWFSRLSVYYEKNQQVGCWRCGLKNITQLPNHYGYKRVFKTALKAINSLENFKGTTFVRTFAPSHFEGGEWNTGGKCLRKRPFTSNEKTLEGLDLEFYKSQVEEFREAEKEGKKRFRLMDITQAMLLRPDGHPSRYGHWPNEKVVMYNDCVHWCLPGPIDSWNDFLLYMLKIEQEIL is encoded by the exons ATGGAGCTTCCCTTCTGGAAAAACTTCATTACATCTCAAAAAACCCAAAGAATACTCATACTAATTATAGCTTTAACATtaaccatttttcatttttaccaCCCTTCTTATGTCACAAATATATTAATCCCTTATCAAGTCCATGAGAAATATTGTGATATTTTTAGAGGAGAGTGGGTTCCGAATCCGAATGGTCCATATTACACCAACAACACATGTAGGGAGATCCACGAGCACCAAAATTGTATGAAATATGGGAGGCCAGATGCAGATTTTATGAAATGGAGATGGAAGCCTAAAGGATGTGAGTTGCCTATTTTTAACCCGTATGAGTTCTTGGATATGATGAGGAACAAGTCATTGGCATTCGTTGGAGACTCAGTTGgaagaaaccaaatgcaatccTTGATATGTTTCTTGTCTCAG GTAGAACATCCACTGGATATCTCTACCACTCCTGATTCCAATTTCAAAAGGTGGAAATACACAACATACAATTTTACCCTCGCAACATATTGGTCACCATTCTTGGTCAGAATGGAAGAAGCAGATTCTGATGGTCCAAGGCATGATGGAGTCTTCAACATTTATCTTGATGAATTTGACAAAAATTGGACATGTCAAATCAATGAGTTCAATTATGTCATCCTTAACTCTGGCCATTGGTTTAGTAGATTGAGTGTCTACTATGAGAAAAATCAACAAGTTGGTTGCTGGCGTTGTGgactaaaaaatattactcaacTCCCAAATCATTATGGGTACAAAAGGGTATTTAAAACAGCATTAAAAGCCATAAATAGTCTAGAAAATTTTAAGGGTACAACTTTTGTTAGGACATTTGCACCTTCACATTTTGAAGGTGGAGAATGGAATACAGGTGGGAAATGCTTGAGGAAAAGGCCATTTACTAGTAATGAAAAAACTTTGGAGGGTTTAGATTTGGAGTTTTACAAGTCTCAAGTGGAAGAGTTTAGGGAAGcagaaaaagaagggaagaaaaggtTTAGATTGATGGATATAACACAAGCCATGTTGTTGAGACCAGATGGTCATCCAAGTAGATATGGGCATTGGCCAAATGAGAAAGTAGTTATGTATAATGACTGTGTGCATTGGTGTTTGCCTGGTCCTATTGATTCTTGGAATGATTTCTTACTTTATATGTTGAAGATAGAGCAGGAGATACTTTAA
- the LOC132036772 gene encoding protein trichome birefringence-like 19, which yields MEFPCGKNPEYASQRTPKIFILLALTFIILGIIPLHHTSKWYHATKQSEKSSTYHMEDMEIKIMDDETCDIAIGEWIPNPDGPYYTNTTCWAIHEHQNCMKYGRPDTDFLKWRWKPKGCELPIFNPYQFLDMLRNKSLAFVGDSVGRNQMQSLICLLSRAVYPIDVSISPDENFKRWKYVDYNFTLATYWSPFWVRMKDTDADGPTKTGLFNLYLDEADEKWATQIEEFDYVIINGGHWFTRCSVYYENNQLVGCRYCQLPNVTDLPSTYGYQKAIRTVLRTINNLENFKGITFIRTFAPSHFEGGEWNNGGNCVRKRPFTSYETSLEGLHLELYTIQVEEFRAAEKEGKKKGKRFRLLDTTQAMLLRPDGHPSRYGHWPNENVVLYNDCVHWCLPGPIDSWSDFLLHMLKLEGRRSHEEMLQFMNQ from the exons ATGGAGTTCCCTTGTGGGAAAAATCCCGAATATGCATCTCAGAGAACCCCAAAAATATTCATACTTCTAGCTTTAACATTTATTATTCTAGGTATTATCCCTCTTCACCACACTTCTAAGTGGTATCATGCTACAAAGCAGTCTGAAAAATCATCCACATATCATATGGAAGATATGGAGATAAAGATTATGGATGATGAAACATGTGATATTGCCATAGGAGAGTGGATTCCGAATCCAGATGGTCCATATTATACGAACACAACTTGTTGGGCGATCCATGAACACCAAAATTGCATGAAATATGGAAGGCCTGATACCGACTTCTTGAAATGGAG GTGGAAGCCTAAGGGATGTGAATTGCCTATCTTCAACCCATATCAATTCTTGGATATGCTGAGAAACAAGTCATTGGCATTTGTTGGAGACTCAGTTGgaagaaaccaaatgcaatccTTAATATGTCTTTTATCCCGG GCAGTGTATCCAATTGATGTCTCTATTAGTCcagatgaaaattttaaaaggtgGAAATATGTTGACTACAACTTTACCCTAGCAACATATTGGTCACCATTCTGGGTAAGAATGAAAGATACAGATGCTGATGGTCCAACAAAAACTGGACTCTTCAACCTTTATCTTGATGAAGCTGATGAGAAGTGGGCAACCCAAATTGAAGAATTCGACTATGTCATCATCAATGGTGGCCACTGGTTTACTAGGTGCAGTGTTTACTATGAGAATAACCAACTAGTTGGCTGCAG GTACTGTCAACTTCCAAATGTTACTGACCTCCCATCTACTTATGGCTACCAGAAAGCAATTAGGACTGTTTTGAGAACCATCAACAACTTGGAAAACTTTAAGGGCATAACTTTTATTAGGACATTTGCACCTTCTCATTTTGAAGGGGGAGAATGGAATAATGGTGGGAATTGTGTGAGGAAAAGGCCATTTACAAGCTATGAAACATCTTTGGAGGGCCTTCACTTGGAGTTGTATACTATCCAAGTTGAAGAATTTAGGGCAGCAGAAAAGGAAGggaagaaaaaggggaaaaggttTAGATTATTGGACACAACACAAGCCATGTTATTGAGACCAGATGGTCATCCAAGTAGATATGGGCATTGGCCAAATGAAAATGTAGTGTTGTATAATGATTGTGTGCATTGGTGTTTGCCTGGTCCTATCGATTCTTGGAGTGATTTCTTGCTTcatatgttgaagttggagggaAGGAGATCCCATGAAGAAATGCTTCAATTTATGAATCAGTAG
- the LOC132036697 gene encoding uncharacterized protein LOC132036697: MAGLLAWAADVVGGAQSNDEDDNPNSIPLIFTPQQQSYLLDLDRKANSLTRTIQDLRLRIPPPDISERLPHLHAHSLASNNALALQLNAHSATKEQAQLREITLQEENAEYEKAISNYDNKIEEKSQEADLLRSKLQEMALIEETLKSELERAQAAAASETVKSNEYLIKNNSEDQEDKECANFALLGKLEEKKKELKSMEEAVHDLEKKWAEVQDYALKQPSPAQREKILDKQLHSLIEQLASKQAQAEGLANEVHLKEMELERLNGLWRKVEASNADISATRNRYARSSIDRARVSSDYIVDPRQKPGRLENLHKLMLLRSAFVVYILALHILVFIKISF, from the exons ATGGCTGGTTTATTGGCATGGGCAGCAGATGTAGTTGGTGGTGCTCAAAGCAATGACGAAGACGACAACCCCAATTCAATCCCTTTAattttcactccacaacaacaatcctaCCTTCTTGATTTAGATCGAAAGGCTAATTCTCTCACCCGTACGATCCAAGATCTACGGCTCAGAATCCCTCCTCCTGATATCTCTGAGCGTCTTCCTCATCTACATGCTCACTCTCTTGCCTCTAATAATGCTCTTGCTTTACAACTTAATGCTCACTCCGCTACTAAAGAACAG GCACAATTAAGAGAAATTACTCTGCAAGAAGAAAATGCGGAGTATGAAAAGGCTATCTCAAATTATGACAATAAGATTGAGGAGAAGTCACAGGAAGCTGACCTTCTGCGCAGCAAGTTGCAG GAGATGGCCTTAATTGAAGAAACCTTGAAGTCAGAGTTAGAACGAGCACAGGCTGCAGCAGCCAGTGAGACTGTGAAGTCAAATGAGTATCTGATTAAAAACAATAGTGAAGATCAAGAAGATAAGGAATGTGCAAATTTTGCGTTGCTGGGGAAAttagaggagaagaagaaggaactG AAATCTATGGAAGAAGCTGTTCATGACCTGGAGAAAAAATGGGCAGAAGTGCAAGATTATGCACTCAAGCAACCTTCCCCAG CTCAGCGAGAGAAAATATTGGATAAGCAGCTTCACAGTCTAATAGAGCAACTTGCTTCAAAACAG GCCCAAGCGGAGGGCCTTGCTAACGAAGTTCATCTAAAGGAGATGGAATTAGAGAGATTAAATGGTCTTTGGAGGAAGGTTGAAGCAAGCAATGCAGATATTAGTGCCACTCGGAATAGGTATGCAAGAAGCAGCATTGACAGGGCCCGTGTTTCTTCAGATTATATTGTCGATCCTCGTCAAAAGCCTGGCAGACTGGAGAATTTGCATAAGCTTATGTTGCTCAGGTCGGCTTTCGTTGTGTACATTTTAGCACTCCATATCTTGGTATTCATTAAGATTTCATTCTAG